In Candidatus Methylacidiphilales bacterium, a single window of DNA contains:
- a CDS encoding O-acetylhomoserine aminocarboxypropyltransferase/cysteine synthase, whose amino-acid sequence MSQHNLETTALHAGQTPDSATGSRAVPIYQTASYVFKDTDQAANRFALKEFGNIYTRITNPTNDVFEQRVAAIEGGSGALAVASGQSAETLALLAITQVGDEIVSANNLYGGTYQLFHYTLPKLGRTVRFVDSRNPEAFRKAITPKTRALYAETIGNPKLDVPDFEALAKIAHEAGIPLVVDNTVGVGLVRPFDYGADIIVSSATKYIGGHGTSIGGVIVDSGKFKWNNGKFPEFTEPDPSYHGLKYWDALSNVPGLGNVAFILKVRVTLLRDIGPALSPFNAFLFLQGLETLPLRQRQHSSNALEVARHLKSHPLVSWVAYSGLPDDPSHQVASKYLKSGFGGLVGFGIKGGLETGKKFINSVKLLSHLANIGDAKSLVIHPASTTHQQLTPEEQSETGVTPDYVRLSIGLENVEDIKADIDQALAASQQ is encoded by the coding sequence ATGTCTCAGCACAATCTTGAAACCACAGCTCTTCATGCCGGTCAAACACCCGACTCTGCCACCGGTTCACGGGCCGTACCCATTTATCAAACCGCTTCCTATGTCTTCAAAGACACGGATCAGGCAGCCAATCGTTTCGCTCTGAAGGAATTCGGCAATATCTACACCCGCATCACAAACCCGACCAATGATGTGTTTGAACAGCGCGTTGCGGCTATCGAAGGCGGGAGCGGGGCCTTGGCGGTGGCCTCGGGGCAATCAGCGGAAACACTGGCGCTGCTGGCCATCACACAGGTCGGCGATGAAATCGTTTCCGCCAACAATCTGTACGGCGGCACCTACCAGCTCTTCCATTACACGCTGCCCAAGCTCGGCCGTACAGTTAGGTTCGTGGACTCGCGTAATCCGGAAGCGTTTCGCAAGGCCATCACGCCAAAGACACGAGCCCTGTACGCCGAAACCATCGGCAATCCCAAGCTCGATGTTCCGGACTTCGAGGCGCTGGCAAAAATCGCGCACGAAGCCGGCATTCCGCTGGTCGTGGACAACACTGTCGGTGTCGGATTGGTTCGTCCGTTTGATTATGGCGCGGACATCATCGTATCCTCCGCCACGAAATACATCGGCGGGCATGGTACATCTATCGGCGGGGTTATTGTCGATTCCGGAAAATTCAAATGGAACAACGGCAAGTTCCCCGAATTCACCGAACCCGATCCGAGCTATCACGGTCTGAAATACTGGGATGCCTTGAGCAACGTACCCGGTTTGGGAAACGTGGCATTCATCCTGAAAGTGCGCGTCACCCTTTTGCGCGACATTGGCCCGGCGCTCAGCCCGTTCAACGCCTTCCTGTTCCTGCAAGGACTGGAAACGCTCCCTCTTCGCCAGCGCCAGCACTCATCCAACGCACTCGAAGTGGCCCGGCACCTGAAATCGCATCCCTTGGTAAGCTGGGTGGCTTACTCCGGGTTGCCCGACGATCCCAGCCACCAGGTCGCCTCAAAATATTTGAAAAGCGGATTCGGCGGCCTCGTCGGCTTCGGTATCAAAGGCGGCCTTGAAACGGGAAAGAAATTCATCAACTCGGTGAAATTGCTCTCGCACCTCGCCAACATCGGCGACGCCAAGAGCTTGGTTATTCATCCGGCTTCCACCACGCACCAACAACTCACGCCGGAAGAGCAGTCGGAAACAGGCGTTACCCCGGATTACGTCCGGCTCTCCATCGGTTTGGAAAACGTGGAGGACATCAAAGCCGACATCGACCAGGCTTTGGCCGCCTCGCAGCAATGA
- a CDS encoding DUF3034 family protein, protein MKIAKYLSISWVVASLLLLYPALANADTGNPKTNVHELDKVVQSDAPARNEKGAPLPLHTIEGTGGILITPTAYLVNPGPKDQIFGLPSVSGTYINADQKNIEVFALTETLLQRVELGFSASRFGTGSLRNSVLDAGGPDIRRDDVYLYNFNVRGLIIPENSFNVPVPAITAGISYKYNDGIAQINNRLGGGLTNIGYKSNDGVDFTLTASKTFPKVFDRPLLISAGVRLTEASQLGYVGFGDTYQATFEGNIAYNVTDWLWLAGEYRQKDNPYTRIGNLVRPEEDWYTVGLAFVPNNHITITVGYGYFGNVLDTSEKTGVAAQVKYEF, encoded by the coding sequence ATGAAAATAGCCAAATATTTATCCATTTCCTGGGTCGTCGCCTCACTATTGCTGCTCTATCCGGCATTGGCCAACGCCGACACCGGAAACCCCAAAACCAATGTACATGAACTCGACAAAGTGGTGCAGTCAGACGCACCCGCCAGGAATGAAAAGGGCGCGCCTCTGCCCCTCCACACAATCGAAGGAACAGGCGGTATCCTCATTACCCCAACCGCTTACCTGGTGAATCCCGGGCCCAAAGACCAGATCTTCGGACTGCCCTCGGTTTCCGGCACCTACATTAACGCAGACCAAAAAAATATTGAAGTCTTCGCTCTGACCGAAACCCTGCTGCAGCGCGTCGAACTCGGATTTTCCGCCAGCCGGTTTGGCACCGGCAGCCTGCGTAATTCCGTGCTTGATGCAGGGGGCCCCGACATCAGACGGGACGACGTTTATCTGTACAACTTCAATGTACGCGGACTCATCATTCCTGAAAACAGCTTTAATGTCCCGGTACCCGCCATCACAGCGGGTATTTCCTACAAATACAATGATGGCATTGCCCAGATCAATAACCGTTTGGGCGGGGGACTCACCAACATCGGATACAAAAGCAACGACGGCGTGGACTTCACTCTGACGGCCAGCAAAACCTTCCCGAAGGTGTTCGACCGCCCGCTGCTGATTTCGGCAGGCGTCAGGTTGACTGAAGCCTCACAACTCGGTTATGTGGGCTTTGGCGACACCTACCAAGCCACTTTTGAAGGCAACATCGCCTACAACGTCACGGATTGGTTGTGGCTGGCCGGAGAATACCGCCAGAAAGACAATCCGTACACGCGCATCGGCAATCTGGTGCGTCCCGAAGAGGATTGGTACACCGTGGGCCTGGCCTTTGTGCCCAACAACCATATCACCATCACTGTCGGCTATGGCTATTTCGGAAACGTACTCGACACATCGGAAAAGACAGGCGTCGCAGCGCAGGTCAAATACGAATTCTAA